A genome region from Plasmodium vivax chromosome 11, whole genome shotgun sequence includes the following:
- a CDS encoding hypothetical protein, conserved (encoded by transcript PVX_114110A): MMGNKISENKQRQIIMYKNIKNKIKKKHNLDVRRNIYISLFKEKELSSVNSEIFEAYRAQEESGCDGDRGRGENGGLVEKSTRGRDGTYVKVNIKKGETHSRGGVTHGGGTHVGGAHVSRKSAEGGRREEGKPTASKRKQHHGYGDHGDTDEGSGAGQGSDHRSGRSERRSERRSDHRSNLQRNRQRERQCDSPDEKRHFELDYGFFFTVEERPSSHSQARSNTYVKKKKKKERSDISEEPNDGENSKLKRGNRRKGATLRRKESSLERNSRVATRKGESVRMVDDAKDSTVGGSSVGRSFESCNGTRSSAHSASESAPTVQTAQMSCSENPEESSFNSLSLSLLPDAPPTKGERPVKLRQMNKDECKQRDTQKRVNCVSGVNLAKKPSDAEGKTTKFLNLVKEKNILRNILSFMNCSDLLELQKTCSLVYILVSDFLDYICLHIFLKFKRAYEGYFTPFDCFYKYEVLYTDNPSFRLDCILIAKIEKRAVGHNNRFGYKYKYQFDAKQNSYHVYYNFNVLKKSVARKIEIHKDISYNNGDDINVSHIISNDVCANDFICIPINLFNIIGTVNFDSITFTENKLSRHVTYSNGLDDQLWYDREEYKALIKEDNLVSSECFLPHLKHVQTIYSGIDVTVMKSTYRAVQPGTLGRRSYALWGNHFIIESKPDPVFAFLKREGLQHDYIYHNFYLRVGDSIVFYLIRGGNHDV; this comes from the exons ATGatgggaaataaaatttcagaaaataagcaaaggcaaattattatgtacaaaaatataaaaaataaaattaaaaaaaaacacaacctGGATGTTCGGAGGAACATTTacatttctctttttaaggaaaaggaaCTTAGCAGTGTCAACTCGGAAATATTTGAAGCCTACAGGGCGCAAGAAGAAAGTGGCTGCGATGGCGATCGTGGGAGGGGTGAGAATGGGGGCCTTGTGGAGAAGAGCACCCGGGGGAGAGACGGCACGTACGTTAAAGTGAAtatcaaaaagggggaaacgcaCTCACGTGGGGGGGTTACACATGGGGGAGGCACACATGTGGGAGGCGCACATGTGAGTAGAAAAAGTGCCGAAGGGGGAAGACGCGAGGAGGGGAAACCCACGGCGTCGAAAAGAAAGCAACACCATGGGTATGGCGATCATGGGGATACCGACGAGGGGAGTGGTGCTGGACAAGGAAGCGATCACCGAAGTGGACGAAGTGAGCGACGAAGTGAACGGCGAAGTGACCACCGAAGTAACCTCCAGCGTAACCGCCAACGTGAGCGCCAATGTGACTCCCCAGATGAGAAAAGACACTTCGAGCTGGACTacggcttcttcttcaccgtgGAGGAAAGGCCCAGCTCGCATTCGCAGGCGAGGAGTAACACctacgtgaaaaaaaaaaaaaaaaaggaacgaagCGACATTTCGGAAGAGCCAAATGACGGGGAGAATTCCAAATTGAAACGGGGAAACCGCAGGAAGGGAGCCACCTTGCgaagaaaagaaagcagTTTGGAAAGAAACAGCCGAGTTGCTACACGAAAGGGTGAAAGTGTGCGCATGGTTGACGACGCAAAGGACAGCACCGTTGGGGGTAGCTCCGTCGGGCGCTCCTTCGAGTCGTGCAATGGGACGAGGAGCTCTGCCCACAGCGCGTCCGAGAGCGCACCGACGGTACAGACGGCACAGATGAGTTGTAGTGAGAACCCCGAGGAGTCCTCCTTCAATTCGCTTTCGCTTTCGCTGCTACCAGATGCGCCCCCCACCAAGGGGGAAAGGCCAGTCAAGTTAAGGCAAATGAATAAGGATGAGTGCAAACAGAGAGACACTCAAAAACGCGTAAACTGCGTAAGCGGTGTAAACTTAGCAAAGAAGCCAAGTGATGCAGAGGGCAAAACAACCAAATTCCTAAACCTagtgaaagagaaaaacatcCTGCGGAACATTTTATCATTCATGAACTGCAGTGATTTGCTGGAGCTACAGAAGACGTGCTCCCTGGTGTATATCCTGGTGAGCGACTTCCTAGACTATATATGCCtccacatatttttaaaatttaagagGGCCTACGAGGGGTACTTCACGCCCTTCGATTGCTTCTACAAGTATGAGGTGCTCTACACGGACAACCCGTCCTTCCGCCTGGACTGCATCTTAATCGCGAAG ataGAAAAGCGCGCGGTCGGGCACAACAACCGGTTCGGCTACAAGTACAAGTACCAGTTCGACGCCAAGCAGAACAGCTACCACGTTTACTATAACTTCAACGTGCTGAAAAAAAGCGTGGCGAGGAAAATCGAAATACACAAGGACATTTCGTATAACAATGGAGATGACATTAACGTCTCGCACATCATAAGCAACGACGTGTGTGCCAACGACTTCATATGCATcccaataaatttatttaatattattggCACTGTTAATTTCGATTCAATCACTTTTACGGAGAATAAGCTGAGCAGACACGTCACGTACAGCAACGGCTTGGACGACCAGCTGTGGTACGACAGGGAGGAGTACAAGGCGCTCATTAAGGAGGATAACTTGGTTTCTTCTGAGTGCTTTCTCCCACATTTGAAGCACGTGCAGACGATTTACTCCGGCATCGACGTGACCGTCATGAAGTCCACCTACAGGGCCGTCCAGCCTG GAACGCTCGGGCGCCGGAGCTACGCCCTCTGGGGAAACCACTTCATAATCGAAAGCAAGCCGGACCCCGTGTTCGCCTTCCTGAAGCGAGAGGGGCTGCAGCACGACTACATTTACCATAATTTTTACCTGCGCGTGGGGGACTCCATCGTTTTTTACTTGATCAGGGGCGGCAACCACGACGTCTGA
- a CDS encoding hypothetical protein, conserved (encoded by transcript PVX_114105A) has product MERRFFFNSVPRERLNKIVRDYFYVEQKMHNVIAPRGGEAPAKAAGKAAPLKGAENKPREAEGADQLADQLADQLTEPICEDLGKYVNSGKGFTHLCALYIHNGEKKKFLQLMNKFVKYSFGYEDLFILFYLMCRVNYRDGPILRKVLSALEMDYFKLDSHFSYPLSKALFAPHTNLHTAINHLPLIYKVKLVNMDRGSRVGGDFPHGETPMEGKNIRSDTTQHGDEELRGSFVEGHPQGKHPSVERVNDAEVQNVLENLQQVDMEQYEKEVSKDGVQFINLNVKRERRKIKLREGRHRGLKLKATLMTQIKDEVRKMVREGGEAVEAIEAIESVGMTGANGAIEAVGATGATGMTGLTAACFAPEERNAFQVKEVLTIFIHDKELARKNLYVQDLIEDVVKYLVAPGRTPLLCRNMLTLLAFMEAQSYYADKKLNRAVERALGGFIPSMNEWSEQGVYDFINGLARGEGIGRGVLHGGLIHGGAFHSDVIHGDLFHGDRFPNALAFLYDQQYTYNFALYEEDAPDRNKFHLATNKLLKNFLFLLSYMLRLPFLKFPIMKSYLNSFDFFLNIFIKNENVCTSLEIAEISFICESFVRRKIIDVSIAHKMLSLVRQAVGKCVKFHRAGEDDHPPLMGDADVWRVSTYPIYLNDILSILHFLHFFNLPTDQLHAQLIVICLGNFIHLNDTQKFILFNCVEALRRRTPNQIRAHVLNYFMYEQNLDAFLARNRGVHRESLGLLFVS; this is encoded by the coding sequence ATGGAGAGGCGGTTCTTCTTCAACAGCGTCCCCAGGGAGCGGctaaacaaaattgtgcgcGATTACTTTTACGTGGAGCAGAAAATGCACAACGTGATTgccccgcgggggggggaggcacctGCGAAGGCGGCTGGGAAAGCGGCTCCACTGAAAGGTGCGGAGAACAAACCGAGGGAAGCCGAAGGTGCGGACCAGTTAGCGGACCAGTTAGCGGACCAGCTAACAGAGCCAATCTGTGAAGACCTCGGCAAATACGTAAACAGCGGCAAGGGCTTCACCCACCTCTGCGCCCTCTACATCCATAAcggtgaaaagaaaaagttccTCCAGTTGATGAACAAATTTGTCAAGTACTCCTTTGGCTACGAAGACCTGTTCATCCTTTTCTACCTAATGTGTAGAGTCAACTACAGAGATGGGCCCATCCTTCGGAAGGTCTTAAGCGCCCTCGAAATGGACTACTTCAAATTGGATAGCCACTTTTCCTACCCCCTATCGAAGGCACTCTTCGCCCCACACACCAATTTGCACACCGCCATAAATCACCTTCCGCTTATTTATAAAGTTAAGTTAGTTAATATGGACAGGGGGTCCCGTGTTGGGGGGGATTTCCCCCATGGAGAGACTCCCATGGAGGGTAAAAACATACGAAGTGATACTACCCAACATGGTGATGAGGAGCTAAGGGGCTCCTTCGTTGAGGGACACCCACAGGGGAAGCACCCCTCCGTGGAACGCGTAAACGATGCAGAGGTACAAAACGTCCTCGAAAATTTGCAACAGGTGGATATGGAGCAGTACGAGAAGGAGGTCTCTAAAGATGGCGTGCAGTTTATTAACCTGAACGTGAAGAGGGAAAGGCGGAAAATAAAACTCAGGGAGGGGAGGCACCGGGGGCTCAAATTAAAGGCCACGCTCATGACTCAGATAAAGGACGAGGTGCGCAAAATGGTgcgcgaggggggagaagcagtgGAAGCAATAGAAGCAATCGAATCAGTCGGAATGACCGGCGCAAACGGGGCAATCGAAGCAGTCGGAGCAACCGGCGCAACCGGAATGACCGGCTTAACCGCCGCTTGCTTCGCGCCGGAAGAGCGAAACGCATTCCAGGTGAAGGAAGTGCTGACCATCTTCATCCACGACAAAGAGCTGGCGCGCAAAAATCTGTACGTGCAGGACCTGATTGAGGACGTCGTGAAGTACTTGGTCGCCCCGGGGAGGACCCCCCTTCTCTGCAGGAACATGCTAACCCTGCTCGCTTTCATGGAGGCGCAGAGCTACTACGCGGATAAGAAGCTAAACCGGGCAGTTGAGCGCGCCCTGGGGGGGTTCATCCCGAGCATGAACGAGTGGTCCGAGCAGGGCGTATACGACTTTATAAATGGGCTggcgaggggggaggggataGGCAGAGGCGTCTTGCATGGTGGCCTCATCCATGGTGGCGCCTTCCATAGTGACGTCATCCATGGTGACCTCTTCCATGGTGACCGCTTCCCCAACGCGCTCGCCTTCCTATACGACCAGCAGTACACGTACAACTTCGCCCTGTACGAGGAAGACGCCCCCGATCGAAATAAGTTCCACCTCGCAACAAACAAACTGCTGAAGAATTTCCTCTTTCTCCTCAGCTACATGCTGAGACTGCCCTTTTTGAAGTTCCCCATTATGAAGTCCTATTTAAATTCGTTCGACTTCTTtcttaacatatttataaaaaacgaaaacgtGTGTACCTCCCTCGAAATTGCAGAGATCTCTTTCATTTGCGAAAGTTTCGTGCGGCGCAAAATTATAGACGTGAGCATAGCCCACAAAATGCTCTCTCTCGTGCGCCAGGCGGTTGGCAAGTGTGTGAAGTTTCACCGCGCTGGAGAAGATGATCACCCGCCTTTGATGGGTGATGCAGATGTTTGGAGGGTTTCTACCTACCCGATCTACCTCAATGACATTCTCTCCATCCTGcacttcctccacttttTCAACCTCCCTACGGACCAGCTGCACGCACAACTCATTGTTATATGCCTGGGGAATTTTATCCACCTAAACGACACGCAGAAATTTATACTCTTTAACTGCGTAGAGGCCCTGCGAAGGAGGACCCCCAACCAGATCCGCGCCCACGTGCTGAACTACTTTATGTATGAGCAGAACTTGGACGCTTTTTTGGCTCGCAATCGAGGTGTCCACAGGGAGTCACTGGGCTTGCTGTTCGTTAGTTag
- a CDS encoding bi-functional enzyme: long-chain fatty-acid Co-A ligase and oxalyl Co-A decarboxylase, putative (encoded by transcript PVX_114100A), with amino-acid sequence MAEEPTLRGFLQLEEVRDRYVTDLNTEKQRFSYAELHEEVENLRSFLKGINVQPGEEISIVLFNSIEYVVSFLGINYNKNICLPLNTNLKKEEYVRYLVNNCKYIIIHDYDEDDENYVSMKKKHGYYKNVCQSIEELGTEHSIGVIRIRKNKEAPFFTYSLSRPYGGNSPDGMKGVMEEGGLTKKGSDVCLHLHTSGTTSKVKIVQLTNENIKTTIRNITSSYGLNQEDNTVIVMPLYHVHGLIGVLMPILHAKGNVLFQVGHSFSASEFWKNVVHHNVTYFSAVPTIVKILLLRYESDYFVEGVKVKHKLRFIRTSSSQLDEHMEREAELKFETNILQAYGMTEACHQVSSNKLILTDEKDVATVKKYKSVGIPNVGVVIYDHERGKVCKRNELGEICINGKNVMFGYKELKDNENICVYVNTVKERVDYMEGNPFLAIGESVPFFKTGDVGYVDGENFLFIAGRIKDIINRGGEKIIPNEIDDVMRDHPWVSDCLVFASTDEVYGEAIHAAVILDEKQLPCGEALQGGTSPSSTLSPTLTKSTTPTASIAENEFNVEASLRLNLEYHHLREELTEHMKKRLADFKVPKKIYFVNHFLKTDTGKVSRRKVAEGVDHLKRAPLNLFDVLALCLKKAHLDDYLYGVYGIPLNKVLPSFVGNQVHYISFRNEINACLSGSYVNYFDQQRGKKKVGMILTCSGPAFVNALPGLYNAKVNHFPLIFICFENFTAKNLTPFDKHQNFQYFPQQQFLAKAKEMCAGVFHVDSPDAFPEQFFTCLETCIRMKSPVYLNLSYHLIGEEVTLDGAMHLLDVSECHARRYHQPLSVEKGLITLSKEEDQKVHNLLQLFCRIYQSNKKGVIFLGTNCNHGVKYVLKMSHLLRIPIYTSTMGKCFVKENYLYNANQCKSFLFENLDFCFSFGTLFNFYFNFGNFPQCKKENMLCVDLTNDVFDPRVDSHCEHFFFCDLYPVVKKLYFALKKGGALPIDVDARMSWVTAIQEAKQKSIHKVCSQVATEHFVSELFTMEQVMLILRHFLLDYFFAQNEIPATYRRYFIDYFKYVNRAQLCGVLPGMLPHGEGEADLGAPPSDCDLSDSSSEEGDNSAGGPALQRKRKPGESKKGKFLNQEIKKRVVITNEGSITLHLGILFLPQLGPYNFVIPQINGMMGVSMNAAICGALNDRENVVFAILGDSSFGFTSNEVETICRFKLKVVLIILNNNGIYGDRDIQTKGPHLEEVNKDAHFFLQNPSALYHFSKYENYVTAHGGYGRYVDNREDLIQQLRHVTSESFNSFPVLLNVIVGEAHSVKFDVDRYIR; translated from the coding sequence ATGGCGGAGGAGCCCACGCTGCGCGGCTTCCTGCAGCTGGAAGAGGTGCGCGACCGGTACGTCACCGACCTGAACACGGAGAAGCAGCGGTTCTCGTACGCAGAGCTGCACGAGGAGGTGGAGAATTTGAGGAGCTTCCTAAAAGGCATCAACGTGCAGCCGGGGGAGGAAATCTCCATCGTCCTCTTCAACAGCATCGAATACGTGGTGAGCTTCCTAGGCATAAACTACAACAAGAACATATGCCTTCCGTTGAAtaccaatttgaagaaagaGGAATATGTGAGGTACCTAGTGAATAACTGCaagtatataattatacacgACTATGACGAGGACGATGAGAATTACGTTTctatgaagaagaagcatggctattataaaaatgtgtgccaGTCGATTGAGGAGTTGGGCACCGAGCACAGCATTGGGGTCATCCGAATTAGGAAGAACAAGGAGGCGCCGTTCTTCACCTACTCGTTGAGCAGGCCGTATGGTGGCAACTCTCCTGATGGGATGAAGGGAGTGATGGAGGAGGGCGGGTTgaccaaaaagggaagcgacGTCTGCCTCCATCTGCACACTTCGGGAACAACCAGCAAAGTGAAGATAGTGCAGCTGACGAATGAAAACATCAAAACGACCATCAGGAATATCACCAGCTCTTACGGACTGAACCAGGAAGACAACACAGTGATAGTGATGCCTCTGTACCATGTGCATGGCTTGATTGGAGTTCTaatgcccattttgcatgcCAAAGGGAATGTCCTTTTTCAAGTAGGCCACTCATTTAGTGCGTctgaattttggaaaaacgtGGTGCACCACAACGTTACGTATTTTTCGGCCGTCCCGACGATCGTGAAGATACTGCTCCTACGGTACGAGAGCGACTATTTCGTGGAGGGCGTGAAGGTAAAACACAAGCTGCGGTTCATTAGGACGTCGAGTTCCCAACTGGATGAGCATATGGAAAGGGAAGCGGAGCTGAAATTCGAGACGAACATTTTGCAGGCCTATGGCATGACGGAGGCATGTCACCAGGTGAGCTCGAACAAGCTTATCCTCACCGATGAGAAAGACGTAGCAACTGTTAAGAAGTACAAAAGTGTGGGCATTCCAAACGTAGGGGTGGTCATATATGATCATGAGAGGGGAAAAGTGTGTAAAAGAAATGAATTAGGTGAAATATGTATTAATGGGAAAAACGTCATGTTTGGTTACAAAGAATTGAAGGacaatgaaaatatatgtgtttaTGTAAATACGGTGAAGGAGAGGGTAGACTACATGGAGGGGAACCCCTTTTTGGCCATTGGCGAAtctgttcccttttttaaaactggAGATGTTGGGTACGTGGATGGAGAgaacttcctcttcattgCTGGCCGGATTAAGGATATCATCaaccgggggggggagaaaatcaTCCCCAACGAGATCGATGACGTGATGAGGGACCACCCATGGGTGTCGGACTGCTTAGTCTTTGCTTCTACAGATGAGGTGTACGGCGAGGCCATCCACGCGGCGGTCATTTTGGACGAGAAGCAGTTGCCCTGTGGGGAGGCCCTCCAAGGGGGGACTTCGCCTTCCAGTACGCTTTCCCCCACGCTTACCAAGAGCACTACGCCAACCGCTTCCATTGCGGAAAACGAATTCAACGTGGAGGCCTCGCTGAGGCTGAACCTGGAGTACCACCACCTGCGGGAGGAGCTGACGGAGCACATGAAGAAGCGGCTGGCGGATTTCAAAGTGCCGAAGAAAATCTACTTCGTGAATCACTTCCTAAAAACGGACACGGGGAAAGTATCGAGGAGAAAGGTGGCCGAAGGAGTGGACCACTTGAAAAGAGCCCCGCTGAACCTATTCGACGTGCTAGCCTTATGTCTGAAGAAGGCCCACCTGGATGATTACCTTTACGGGGTGTATGGAATTCCCCTAAACAAGGTACTTCCCAGTTTTGTGGGCAACCAAGTGCACTACATAAGTTTTAGGAACGAAATAAACGCGTGCCTGAGTGGCagttatgtaaattattttgaccagcagaggggaaagaaaaaggtggGAATGATCCTAACGTGTTCGGGACCTGCATTTGTGAATGCCCTGCCAGGTTTGTACAACGCCAAGGTGAATCACTTTCCGCTTATCTTCATATGCTTCGAGAATTTTACGGCTAAAAATTTGACTCCCTTTGATAAGCACCAGAATTTCCAGTACTTCCCCCAGCAGCAATTTTTGGCGAAGGCCAAGGAGATGTGTGCAGGGGTATTTCACGTAGATTCGCCGGATGCCTTTCCGGAGCAGTTCTTCACTTGTTTGGAGACATGCATACGGATGAAGTCTCCCGTTTATTTAAACCTAAGTTATCACCTAATCGGGGAGGAAGTCACCCTTGACGGGGCTATGCACCTATTGGATGTTAGTGAATGCCACGCGCGGAGGTACCACCAGCCGCTGAGCGTGGAGAAGGGCCTAATCACTCTCTCCAAAGAGGAAGACCAAAAAGTGCACAACCTGTTGCAGCTATTTTGTAGAATATACCAGAGTAACAAGAAGGGGGTGATCTTCCTAGGCACCAACTGTAACCATGGCGTTAAGTACGTTCTGAAGATGTCTCACTTGTTGCGGATACCAATCTACACGAGCACCATGGGAAAATGCTTTGTTAAGGAAAATTACCTGTACAATGCTAATCAGTGTAAGTCGTTCCTCTTCGAAAATTTGgacttctgcttctcctttgggactctcttcaatttttattttaactttGGGAACTTCCCACAGTGTAAGAAGGAGAACATGCTTTGCGTAGATTTGACGAATGATGTGTTTGACCCTCGTGTGGATTCCCACTGCGAgcactttttcttctgcgATTTGTACCCAGTTGTGAAGAAGTTGTATTTCGccctcaaaaaagggggggcccTCCCCATTGATGTGGACGCGCGAATGAGCTGGGTAACCGCCATCCAAGAGGCGAAACAGAAGAGCATACATAAAGTTTGCAGCCAAGTGGCCACTGAGCACTTCGTTTCTGAGCTGTTTACCATGGAGCAGGTCATGCTTATCCTGAGACACTTCCTGCTGGATTATTTCTTCGCCCAAAATGAAATTCCAGCGACGTACAGGCGGTACTTCATCGATTATTTTAAGTACGTGAACCGGGCGCAGCTGTGTGGGGTGCTTCCCGGGATGCTGCCTCATGGGGAGGGCGAAGCGGACCTGGGCGCGCCGCCAAGCGACTGCGACTTGAGTGATAGCAGCTCGGAGGAGGGGGACAACAGCGCGGGTGGGCCCGCCCTCCAAAGGAAGCGTAAACCTGGGgagagcaaaaaggggaagttccTCAAccaggaaattaaaaaaagagtcgTGATCACCAACGAAGGGTCCATCACGCTACACCTgggaatattatttttgcccCAACTGGGGCCCTACAATTTCGTAATTCCGCAGATAAATGGAATGATGGGTGTATCAATGAACGCAGCGATTTGTGGCGCTCTGAACGATCGGGAAAATGTCGTTTTCGCAATTTTGGGAGATTCCTCCTTTGGCTTTACTTCCAACGAAGTAGAAACCATTTGCCGCTTCAAGTTAAAAGTTGttcttatcattttaaataacaacGGCATATACGGTGATCGGGACATCCAAACGAAGGGACCCCATTTGGAAGAGGTGAACAAggatgcccatttttttcttcaaaatccCTCCGCTCTTTACCATTTTAGCAAGTACGAAAATTATGTGACTGCCCACGGGGGGTATGGTCGCTATGTGGATAATCGGGAGGACCTCATCCAGCAGCTCAGGCACGTCACGAGCGAAAGTTTTAACTCCTTCCCGGTGCTGCTGAACGTCATCGTGGGGGAGGCCCACTCGGTTAAGTTTGACGTGGACAGGTATATACGGTGA